One region of Ascaphus truei isolate aAscTru1 chromosome 13, aAscTru1.hap1, whole genome shotgun sequence genomic DNA includes:
- the LOC142464549 gene encoding olfactory receptor 10G7-like produces MEPVNSSSVTTFVLLGLSHSEATKIPLFVIFLCIYLFTLLGNFLLMLVVRGDPHLYRPMYLFLVNLSFLDIWLSTVTMPKMLADILEEGKTISFHGCVTQLYFFHFLASTECFLYTVMAYDRYLAICRPLHYNKLMSLKVCTNCVAGVYLTGSVHSMIHTTLTFQLPFCGPNRIDYFFCDIIPILKLVCADTTVNKAMILTNIGTIALICFLFILTSYVHIVMAIMKISTSEGRRKTFSTCASHVITVSMYFGPPVFIYLRPNSINFLVEETIAVFYTLVTPMLNPIIYSLRNKEVKTALGRMKWGKLYV; encoded by the coding sequence ATGGAGCCTGTGAATTCCTCCTCAGTGACAACATTTGTTCTGTTGGGGCTTTCTCATTCTGAGGCCACGAAGATTCCTCTCTTTGTGATATTCCTCTGTATTTATCTCTTCACCCTGCTGGGGAACTTTCTCTTGATGTTAGTTGTGAGAGGGGACCCTCACCTCTACAGACCCATGTATCTCTTCCTCGTAAACCTCTCCTTCCTGGACATATGGCTGTCCACAGTCACCATGCCAAAAATGCTTGCTGACATTCTAGAAGAGGGGAAGACCATTTCCTTCCATGGATGTGTCACTCAATTGTATTTCTTCCACTTCTTGGCCAGCACAGAGTGTTTTCTATACACCGTCATGGCGTATGACCGCTATTTGGCCATATGCCGACCCTTGCACTATAACAAGCTTATGAGCTTGAAGGTGTGCACAAATTGTGTTGCTGGTGTCTATTTAACTGGATCAGTGCACTCCATGATCCATACCACATTAACCTTCCAGCTCCCTTTCTGTGGGCCTAATAGGATAGACTATTTCTTCTGTGACATTATTCCAATTTTGAAACTGGTATGTGCAGACACTACAGTCAATAAGGCCATGATATTGACTAACATTGGGACCATTGCTTTGATCTGCTTTCTCTTCATCTTGACATCTTACGTGCACATTGTGATGGCCATCATGAAGATTAGCACCTCTGAGGGGAGGCGTAAAACCTTCTCCACCTGCGCCTCACACGTGATCACTGTATCCATGTACTTCGGACCTCCAGTCTTCATTTATCTGAGGCCAAACTCAATTAACTTTTTAGTAGAAGAGACTATTGCCGTTTTCTACACTCTCGTGACCCCAATGTTGAATCCCATAATTTATTCATTGAGAAACAAGGAGGTGAAGACAGCCTTGGGAAGAATGAAATGGGGAAAACTGTATGTATAA